GGGATTTTCCAAGACAGGGGAGCGCCTCGTGGGCGAGCTCGCCAAGCGGCAGGCCGTGAGCAACCCCGACAAGACCGTCGTGTCAATCAAAAGAAAGATGGGAACGGACTACAGGGTCACTATTGACGGGAAGAACTACAGCCCTGAAGAGATATCATCGATGATCCTGAAAAAGCTCAAGGACGATGCGGAAAAATACCTGGGCACCACCGTCACCCAGGCAGTGATCACCGTGCCTGCCTACTTCAACGACTCGCAGCGCCAGGCCACCAAGAATGCCGGCACTATCGCAGGCCTTGAAGTGCTCCGCATCATCAACGAGCCCACGGCCTCGGCCCTTGCATACGGCCTGGACAAGCAGGAGCAGATGCTGAAGGTCCTCGTCTTTGACCTGGGGGGGGGCACTTTTGACGTGTCCATCCTGGACATAGGCGAAGGGGTATTCGAGGTGAAATCAACGTCGGGCAACACGCAGCTCGGAGGCGACGACTGGGACAACGAGATCATGAACTGGCTCGCCGATGAGTTCAAGAGAATGCACGGCATTGACCTTCGCAAGGACAATATGGCCAGGCAGCGCCTCAAGGAGGCCTCGGAGAAGGCCAAAATCGAGCTTTCATCGGTGCTCCAGACCAACATCAACCTGCCCTTCATCACGGCAGACCAGTCAGGGCCCAAGCACCTTGACATGACCCTCACAAGGGCCAAGTTTGAAGAAATGACCTACTACCTTGCCGAGAAATGCCAGGGACCCGTGAAGCAGGCCCTTGCCGATGCGAAGCTCGACCCCAAGGATGTGGACAGGGTCCTCCTCGTGGGAGGATCGACGAGAATGCCCATGATTGTGGACTATGTGCGCAAGACCTTCGACAAGGAACCCAACAAGGACATCAACCCCGATGAGTGCGTCGCTCTTGGCGCGGCGATCCAGGCAGGCGTCCTTTCCGGCGAGGTAAAGGACATTGTGCTTGTGGACGTGACGCCCCTCACGCTGGGCATCGAGACCCTCGGCGGCGTGATGACAAAGCTCATCAACAGAAATACGGCGATCCCTTTCAAAAAGACCGAAACCTTCTCCACCGCCGCTGATTTTCAGCCTGCCGTGGAGATACATGTCCTCCAGGGCGAGAGGGACTTCGCCGCCGACAACAAGACCCTCGGCAAGTTCATCCTGGCCGAGATCCCGCCGGCTCCCCGCGGCGTCCCTCAGATCGAGGTCACTTTTGACATCGACTCCAACGGCATTCTGAGCGTGACCGCCCAGGACAAGGCCACGGGAAAATCCCAGCAGATAAAGATTACAGCTACGACGAACCTCTCAAAGGACGACGTAGACACGATGGTCAAGGAGTCAGAGAGGCATGCCGAGGAGGACAAGAAGCGCCTTGCCAAGGTAGAGCTCAAGCACCGCGCCGACACCCTTGTCTACCAGAGCGACAAGACCCTCAGGGAGCTCGGCGACAAGGCGAGCCCGGGCCTCAAGAGCAAGGTGGAGGAGGTCAGGACAAAGCTCCAGGAGGCCATCAGCTCGGAGAACGAGGAGGGAATGAAGCAGGGCATCGAAAGCCTCTCGCA
This DNA window, taken from Candidatus Eremiobacterota bacterium, encodes the following:
- the dnaK gene encoding molecular chaperone DnaK, yielding MSKVVGIDLGTTNSVVAVMEGGKPVVIPNAEGNRITPSVVGFSKTGERLVGELAKRQAVSNPDKTVVSIKRKMGTDYRVTIDGKNYSPEEISSMILKKLKDDAEKYLGTTVTQAVITVPAYFNDSQRQATKNAGTIAGLEVLRIINEPTASALAYGLDKQEQMLKVLVFDLGGGTFDVSILDIGEGVFEVKSTSGNTQLGGDDWDNEIMNWLADEFKRMHGIDLRKDNMARQRLKEASEKAKIELSSVLQTNINLPFITADQSGPKHLDMTLTRAKFEEMTYYLAEKCQGPVKQALADAKLDPKDVDRVLLVGGSTRMPMIVDYVRKTFDKEPNKDINPDECVALGAAIQAGVLSGEVKDIVLVDVTPLTLGIETLGGVMTKLINRNTAIPFKKTETFSTAADFQPAVEIHVLQGERDFAADNKTLGKFILAEIPPAPRGVPQIEVTFDIDSNGILSVTAQDKATGKSQQIKITATTNLSKDDVDTMVKESERHAEEDKKRLAKVELKHRADTLVYQSDKTLRELGDKASPGLKSKVEEVRTKLQEAISSENEEGMKQGIESLSQALSDFTSDIYSKTSPAGSGGAGGPGGTGPGTAGEHGGAPGGESRPPSGDDDVIDAEYKVKE